From the genome of Podospora bellae-mahoneyi strain CBS 112042 chromosome 2, whole genome shotgun sequence:
CCAAACCCGTTGACAAGAAGGTCGTTCCTGTGGTCTTGCCAGAGGATGCGCACTTGGGAGTACTTGTCCTTGATGCCCCAGGTGTAGAGGAACAAGGTGAACTTTGTCGCAAAGGCCGCGccgacggcgatgatggacGGGAGGTGGAAATCCTTAAGTTGGTCCTCCCCGTTGTGCTCCGCCAAGTCTCTCGCGGCAAAAGAAATGATAATCATCGACACGGCCGTcatcaaaaagcaaaagacgATATTGCCCACCGTTTCCAGTCTTGCTCTCCCGGCAGGAAATCGGTTCGGGTCAACTCTCTTGACTGCCCTGTTGGTGAGAATAAGCGTGACGTTGCTCATTGGGTCGAAGATGGCGTCTGCCATGGTGGTGAAAAGAGACAGCGACCCAGACGAGATGGCGGCGTAGAGTTGGAGGACGGTAAGAACCACGTTGGCAGCCAAAGAGCCCCAGACGGCGATCTGGAACTTGAGGTGATCTTCACCGTGCTCCTGTTTGGCTTCAGCGCGGTGTTCCTCGACCGTCTTGAGCATTCGCTCGATCGTTTCGTTTTGCGCTTCATAAAACCCGCGGAGCTGGCGGGCTTGGGTGGCGTTGCGCCCAAAGGGCTTGATGTATCCAGAGAACTTGCTGCTTTTGTTGGAGCCCGAGCCGGAGCTGGACGGGGCGTCTCGCTTCCTGGACGTGTTCGCCTTGATCTCGGCAAGTTCGGACTCGGTCTTGTATCTTTGCGAAAGGCCGTAGGGGTCGTTGCCGGCGCCGACAAGGGGGAAGCGGCCTGCCCGTTGAGATTCTATCTCGACATCGTCAGGGCGGTGGGGATGGCGGGCGACGGTGGTGTCATCAGCGCCGTCGGTGGCTTCGATGGCGGTGCTGTTGGCGCCGTCTATAGTCATTCTGTTCATGGgagcggcgggggaggttgcGCGCGATCGGGACAGTCGAGGGGTGTTAGCCGTCTCGGACTGGGTCCTGAACGCGTGCGGGTGGAAGGAGATGCTAGCTGATAGATCCGGCTCCATTGCGCCCTGTTTGACGAAATCTCGATCCCCGGTGCCAAAGTTGGGAAAAGCTCGATGGAAAAAGCTGCGGTATTTCCTTCCTGATGTAGAGATGAGGGGCCGGGGTCGGTCGCAGATGGTAGGTTCCACTCGCGATGCGTCAACAGATGGGTATCGCGATGATCTGATAAGATGAACGCGTGGAGAAACTGTCGTGGGCCGAGCTCAAAGAGACGGGATGAACATCCCCAACCTTTTTCGATGGCtaaagggaaagggaaagagagagagagagagagacagacagaacTGGGGATGTCGCAGACAGACGGTCTTGTATCAGGGGGGGCGTGTTGTTAGAACCGTGCGAACCCCTACCTCAGCTTCGAAACGTGTTTAGCAAGATGGGGTTTGCGTCTGGACTCCAGCTTCTCGGATGGTTGATCCTGCCCGCACGGTGTCCACCGTGCAGATGTGATTTGGCAAAGGCCGTCGACAGCTGCTGCAAACGAAATGGGCGATGCGACGCTTGAGTCGGGCGCGCTGCGGGATGATGGCCTGGGGAATAGGAAAAAGAACTCCGCTGTCGGTGCCGGCGGGGAGCTTTCTCCAACGACTGTCCGGGGTCATTCATTGTGATGAGTGAGCGTCAAGCCTAACAAGTGCTGCGAGACGCATCAAACGCGGGGGAGCGGTTGAAAGTATCATATATATATTTGGAAATCTCTCTTCCATATCTTCATCCAGGTGACGATAAAGTCGATGTTGAGGCTGAAGAGCACCCGGTGATGGACGACATGGTTCGATCGTTTCGATTGACCATGGGTGTTTCTTCAGTGGGTTTAAGGAGGCAACAGCGGGGTCGGTGAacggtgttgatgaggggcCGATGTCTTCATTCGCAgcttggtgaggaggccTCTTGAAATCGTCGAGATGGCATTCAAATCGAAGCTTAGATGTCAAGCAATTCCTTGCGGAGGGCGTCTCCCACTTATAAACCGTTCATGCACATGGTTTTGCGGGGCCCCGGACATGAGTCGGGACAGCTCGGAAGCAACAGGGCACTTCGCGGGTGACTGCCGAAGCCATTCCCGCCATGCCAAGACCCACTACTCACTGTGTGTCCGGGTGTACACTCGGGCAACCCTCTGTAGAACATCACTTATCATTACGAGGTAGAAATATCCAGGAAATACAAGAGACATATGCTCGTGACCTGACGCAGTCCCGCGCTTaaaccaacctctcccgGCAGGACTAcccaaacccatcaccacatcattCAACTTCATTACCCAATCTGATCGTCAAAGCTTGGCCTCCGTCTTCTGGctcccctccgcctcaaCGGGCACCACAGCCTCCTGTGTTTGCTGAGCCTTCGGTGTCTCCccagccttcttcaacacctcctcccctcccccagcccgTTCCAATATccaaccagcaacatcctcaaAAAACTCGCCACTACACTCCCCATCACAATGCAGCTGATGATACCACCCCTCATACGCCCTCAGCGTCCTATCCTTCACCCCACCCGCACACCCCTCAAACCACTGCTTTGTAGCCTCAAACCAGGTCGTCTTATCCGCCGTCCCATGCCCAACCCACAagctcttcaccaccccctccttccccagctTCGTCCTCCCCTGCTGCAAATCATTCGTCCTGTCCAACAACCCGGCAAAACCCTCCAGCGTGCCCGTATCATGcatcagctcatcctccttgatACTCACTTGCACATGTTGATCCCTCGTCAGATGCTCGACAGCAATCTTGTGCGCAAGCTGAAAGTGcggcatcaacctccccgccagTCTTCCAACGGTAATCTTCAACCAAGACGGTCTTTCCTCTGGAGAGAACCCGATAAACGGTGCTTCAAGGAGGAGACCCCGAaccttctccaccaaggACTCATACTTTGGGTCAGCAGCAAAGGTGAGAACTTGTCCTCCACCCATGCTGTGTCCCATTACGAAGACCGGTTCTTGGCTCCCGGGTGTGCCGAGAAGATGGGGCTGTGAGAGGAAGGCAGCAATGTCTGAGAGAACTTGCGCTGTTGGGCCCGTGAGACCCCTTTCGGCAGGTTTCTTGACTGACCGGCCCCATCCTCGCTGGTCAAAGCCGTACACAGCGATTCCTTTGGAGGcgaggtgggagaagaaggctgggtAGCGGTTGATGTGGTCTGAGAAGCCGTGGATGAAGACTAGCCTGGCTTTGATGGGTCCATCGGGCTATGAGGTGGTTAGCGAGGGAGCAATGCGAGTAGGAGAAGGGAACAACGGACAAGCCATGACTTGGTGTAGAGCTCTGCTCCCGAGACGGTAAAGGTGCCTTCTTGTTCGAGGACCATTGTGAAGTTGTTTGATTGACTAGGCAACAACAATGGTGGACGTGATCCGAGATCAAATGGGAATGAAATAGCAAGAACAAAATCAAAAGAAGGCTGGGACTAAAAAGACATGATGGACGACACGACAAGACATGATGACATTGGTCGCTTTGTCGGAGGGCGTTCCATGTggggctgggctggggctTGGGGCGCAGGTCATCCCTCGTTCACGTGCCAATTattcaacctcaacccttCGACTTCAAGAGTTGCTCTTTCCCTGACTGCCCTGCCTCAGCTCCTTCCTGCAGATGCCCGAGCAGGCAACAGCTGACCACCTCAATTTAGGCGGAAGGTACTTACTTGACtctcggcttcttcttcggacGATGCCTGATTTTCACCATGCAACTTTTCAATGCTTACATTCTTCAATCCGATACAACACCATCTTTGGAATCATGTTCAGCGCCATGTAGTTCGCGTtggtgggcggtggcggcCAACAGCCGTTCACACGAGTATATCGACCAAGATCTCATGGATAACTCAACTACCTAGCATTCCTATTGGTACCGAACCAAGTCTCGAGTTCCACTGCCATCCCCAGTTATTCGAAAAGCCTTGGCTTCCCCTGAGGCTTCTTCTCGCCCTTGGGCTCCTTTGTCTCCTGTGGTTTCTGCTTGCCCACAGCCGACGGCGACGTCCTGTTTCCCTTTGAAGACTCGAGGAGCAGCTCCGTTCCGCTTGGCGTTGCTCCCGCCCGACCACGCCTCCAAGAAACCACCAGTATTCTCCGCCTCCAACAGCCTGTAGTCCCGGTTATAACTCTCCGAAGAGACGATCTCGTAGGCAAGGCAGTACCCTGGCCGGCTCCTCCACGGGTGAGGTCCGCGTTGTCACCAGAGCATGCAAAGTTGGCCTGCTTCAAGGCCAGATTACACTCGCTGGCTTGGAGAGTGTGGTTGGCCATCAGGCTTGTCTTGTCGCACTCATGCCTATTTGGGTGGTCTGTCCAGTTCCGCGCGCTGATCCAGGTTGGGACTCGGTGTTCTGGATAGTCGTCGTGGGGGGTGGCCACTAAGAAGAGATCGGATATGCGCACTATGTCGTCCTTGTTTGCGTATTCATTGCAAAAGTACTCAATGGCTGATTCCACGGAACCGGGAGTGTAGTAGTTATCACCCGGAGCGTCTGGACCAGTCCTCCGTGCGCCCGGTGACTTGAGAGGACAGGAGGCGTTGGCGAGCTGGGCAGTTGTGTCGAGATCGAAGTAAAAGTCATGATCGCCTGACGTGGCCAATGCCGGGCTTGAACTTCTatgtcggtggtgttggaaaTGTTGGGCTCGGGTTCGAGAAACTGGCAGGGCCACTTTTCATTCCTGAGCTTGTCGGAACCGGGTATCTTGATGCCCTTTGCAGAGGAAGGCATCGAGAGTGCCTACACCGAGGGAACCGTCGCAGGTATCGCATAACAAGGGGAGCGGCCGTTCTTCTTTGCTTCCATCGTTCAAGTCCACTTTTGAGACTGGGCAGGGAGGCCACGGGCATGGGCAGTTTTCGAGACTGTTGTCGACGAGGCACGTTCCCTGGAGATTTTTATCCTCGCCCACTCCCATACAAGCCTCATCTTCGCAAACGACGTCTTCGACTTTGAGGCACACGTCGCAAGGgcagttgatgatgggctcCTTGGTGCAAAGGCCGAGGTAATTGCCTTCGCAGTCGGGCTCAGGGCATCTGGGCTTGTCGTCGGGACAGTCGTCGTCATCCGAGTTAGTCTCAGTATAAATACACCAGATATTTCTTcccacagcatcatcatcttttcGCATCACTTGCCATCAACAAGAGACAGCAATTTgggccttcctcttcctctgggCCTTGGGTCTTGCCTGTCTCGCAACCGCGCTACCCCCCAACGAGTACCTTTACTGGATATCTTCAGAATGCTACGATCCGGATCCAGACTTCGCAAAGTACCCCCAAGAGGCCTTCTACATGGCCCGCAGTGCAGCTGAACGGCTGGCCAATCCCACCGACACTTACTTCCACAACGTATTCTGGGCTATTTTCAAGACCGAGGTCTCCGACCAGAGGGGGTACCACTATCCGCAGCTTTTCGAGGCCGTCTATGGCGAAACGAAAATGGCAGCAAGCGCCATCGTTATGGAAAACCTAAACAGTTTGGGCAATGAATAGaagaacaccaccaaccgcAACCAAGCCAAAGTGCACATCTGTACGGACGAATCCATCCTCCTTTCACTTTGGTCTTTCTATTACATATGGCTCTGTTAACACTATTAGACCGCGACGACCAGGACCGTTACGAGGACACACGAGACCCGTGCAATAtgtggtatgttttttttctaATCTTACCAACCATCCTTCCATCCTTCCCATCTTTCTAACCCGTGGCCAGATATATCAAAATCAACAGGGATGCCGTCCTGCCCGTCTTTGCCCTGTTTCACGAGTGGATGCATGCGTTTAGGTATTTTAGCATTGATTATCCCTATCCTGACAATGAGCACACGGCGGGTTGGCAGAATGCCATGAGGCTGGATATGCAGTCGGCTTTGAGGAATGCGGAGTCGTATGGTATGTTGAGtgggttgagtttgggggtAGGGGAAGCTGGCCGTTTGCTGACTTGTGAATACTCAGCATTATTGGGACTCATGGCTTCGCTCGCGCTGATCTGACGCCTTCGCTTGGTGGgatcgctgctgctgggggtgaGTGCGCGGGCTACACTCTTGACTGGGCGTGGGCGCAGCGGCTGAACGATCAGAAGTGGCAGGCGAAGGTTCCGgatgctgtggaggagggcggtgttTGGACGAACCcggtgatggcgggggaGTTGTCGGTTTATTGTGATATCACGGGGACGAGGCGGACGAGGGGTTACGAGTAGGGGGGCTCAAAGACATGTGGGTTTCAAGCGTACCTTGCGTTGCCCGGGGTTTCCTgtggtttttcttttgattTTTCAAGAGATATGGTTCGGGAGCATTGATAGGAGCAAGCAAAGCTTCTGGTAGATGACCCATCTCACGCCGCACGGTGAGGAATGGAGAGCGAGGTTGTGATGCTGGTTTGAATTGTGTGTTTTTCTGGCGTTGACAAATCTGTACCTCTACCTACTTGACACACCTATTCTTAAAGCcacttcatcctcctcaactccaactccttggccaacctctcctctgaccctcccttttcccccgTGATAACACTCAACCCTTTTTTCTCCGCTTGGGATTTataccccccttttccctccctccctcctccccttcccctcagTTGttacccccccaaccccaaaagcCGGTGTTGGTTTTAGTTGAATAGGCGGCTCGACGTCATCTAGTTGAttccacccatcatcatcatcatcatcatcgtctgTGTCCTCACTTCTCCTGCCAGTCGAATATTTCGACGAACTCCAGCTCTTTTGCTTTGTGGCAACCTTCTCGGGGCCCTTGGTGGTGACGTTGGTGTCGTATGCCTCTttttcaccaccgccatcaccaccaccgtagTGGTCGTAGATATCGTCAAGGTAATCACCCTGCCCGTCAGATTGTGTGCTGgactgttgttgctggaccCCAAACCGGGATTGCAGAGGCGGTTGGGAGGGATAACTGTGTTGAGACTGGGAGCGTCTCCGAGAAGAAGACTTTATaggcggggaaggggggttggagcaGGAGTATGGATAAAAAAGGGAGCGTTCAGAGGGGGGGATCCAACCTAACGAGGGTGCGGTtgattgggggagggaggaggataacgCTGAGGCGatgtgggaaggggggtatTGTTGCGGAGGTtggtgggcggtggagaATTTGGATACGAGGGATGGCTTGgtagggggttgttgttgttgttgttgttgggggttgtttaACGAGGCAGGGGCTCGGAGGGGAGCTGATCtcgggggttgggaaggggtgggtgctgggcggagggggagggttatCTGCGGTGGGGGGGCGGGAGCTGGGGAGTGGcttttgggggttgatgcTCCTGATGAGTCGGAGGAGTAATCCCGATTTAGGTGGTCGAAgcgggggtgttggtggatgtggaCTGGAGGTGGGATACGTTTTCTGTCTCGTTCGTGGCTGGAGGGTTTTTGTGGCCAGGTCGGATTCGCTGGGGAGGACGTCCTCACTCCTTGTCTAGATGTCCctgttggcggcggcgggggggttATATATCGTTGACTCCCTACAGAGGCTATTGACTCTGGTAGGGTAGCCAGTGCTTCTGGGGTGTTAGTTCCTGAGCGTTTCTGCTGGCTGGGCGAGGAACTTGGACTATATGGCGATGACTTCAACGGGCGGCGCCCGAGAAGCTGTCT
Proteins encoded in this window:
- a CDS encoding hypothetical protein (COG:P; EggNog:ENOG503NTWT), which gives rise to MEPDLSASISFHPHAFRTQSETANTPRLSRSRATSPAAPMNRMTIDGANSTAIEATDGADDTTVARHPHRPDDVEIESQRAGRFPLVGAGNDPYGLSQRYKTESELAEIKANTSRKRDAPSSSGSGSNKSSKFSGYIKPFGRNATQARQLRGFYEAQNETIERMLKTVEEHRAEAKQEHGEDHLKFQIAVWGSLAANVVLTVLQLYAAISSGSLSLFTTMADAIFDPMSNVTLILTNRAVKRVDPNRFPAGRARLETVGNIVFCFLMTAVSMIIISFAARDLAEHNGEDQLKDFHLPSIIAVGAAFATKFTLFLYTWGIKDKYSQVRILWQDHRNDLLVNGFGILTSVGGSKLIWWLDPAGAIFLSVVISGLWLRTAFTEFLLLVGVVASVEVQQLITYVCVTHSPLIRQIDTVRAYHSGPRLIAEVDVVMDAEASLSETHDVAEALQMKLEELPDVERAYVHVDYETTHKPEHGLKKDM
- a CDS encoding hypothetical protein (BUSCO:EOG092638EN; MEROPS:MER0031618; COG:I; EggNog:ENOG503NYMR) encodes the protein MVLEQEGTFTVSGAELYTKSWLPDGPIKARLVFIHGFSDHINRYPAFFSHLASKGIAVYGFDQRGWGRSVKKPAERGLTGPTAQVLSDIAAFLSQPHLLGTPGSQEPVFVMGHSMGGGQVLTFAADPKYESLVEKVRGLLLEAPFIGFSPEERPSWLKITVGRLAGRLMPHFQLAHKIAVEHLTRDQHVQVSIKEDELMHDTGTLEGFAGLLDRTNDLQQGRTKLGKEGVVKSLWVGHGTADKTTWFEATKQWFEGCAGGVKDRTLRAYEGWYHQLHCDGECSGEFFEDVAGWILERAGGGEEVLKKAGETPKAQQTQEAVVPVEAEGSQKTEAKL
- a CDS encoding hypothetical protein (EggNog:ENOG503PYQS); protein product: MPNEPPSPRPIGLSQKLRDLSRLRSKGIEDKGEAEQFRMVHAPDRPHRIITPVEAPSEEECGDTISSWHKAVKENSDSEGEEEKVRPARWYWKYPDYTGGHPGRFQQSQHHEPYARGHSHIYTPSGLSQEVHVDSFQKGSRGARRSVSEHNDRTYLESPVPRPLVPNKSKERQRYLQQVTPPSVKEGVVERDISRGRGREKAEPPRVPAAATHSLPREWKIQTTEAVRRGQCPYCRCQLGNRTYLTCPNPPCGKGLTTFEGSWMAPPKLKDRRPASPSIFGVIGRQLLGRRPLKSSPYSPSSSPSQQKRSGTNTPEALATLPESIASVGSQRYITPPPPPTGTSRQGVRTSSPANPTWPQKPSSHERDRKRIPPPVHIHQHPRFDHLNRDYSSDSSGASTPKSHSPAPAPPPQITLPLRPAPTPSQPPRSAPLRAPASLNNPQQQQQQQPPTKPSLVSKFSTAHQPPQQYPPSHIASALSSSLPQSTAPSLGWIPPSERSLFYPYSCSNPPSPPIKSSSRRRSQSQHSYPSQPPLQSRFGVQQQQSSTQSDGQGDYLDDIYDHYGGGDGGGEKEAYDTNVTTKGPEKVATKQKSWSSSKYSTGRRSEDTDDDDDDDDGWNQLDDVEPPIQLKPTPAFGVGGVTTEGKGRREGGKRGV